A region of Equus przewalskii isolate Varuska chromosome 29, EquPr2, whole genome shotgun sequence DNA encodes the following proteins:
- the RPL3 gene encoding large ribosomal subunit protein uL3 isoform X1 — MSHRKFSAPRHGSLGFLPRKRSSRHRGKVKSFPKDDASKPVHLTAFLGYKAGMTHIVREVDRPGSKVNKKEVVEAVTIVETPPMVVVGIVGYVETPRGLRTFKTIFAEHISDECKRRFYKNWHKSKKKAFTKYCKKWQDEDGRKQLEKDFSSMKKYCQVIRVIAHTQMRLLPLRQKKAHLMEIQVNGGTVAEKLDWARERLEQQVPVNQVFGQDEMIDVIGVTKGKGYKGVTSRWHTKKLPRKTHRGLRKVACIGAWHPARVAFSVARAGQKGYHHRTEINKKIYKIGQGYLIKDGKLIKNNASTDYDLSDKSINPLGGFVHYGEVTNDFVMLKGCVVGTKKRVLTLRKSLLVQTKRRALEKVDLKFIDTTSKFGHGRFQTVEEKKAFMGPLKKDRIAKEEGA; from the exons ATG TCTCACAGGAAGTTCTCCGCCCCCAGGCACGGGTCCCTGGGCTTCTTGCCTCGGAAACGCAGCAGCCGGCACCGCGGCAAGGTGAAGAGTTTCCCCAAGGATGACGCTTCGAAGCCGGTGCACCTCACGGCCTTCCTTGGCTACAAGGCCGGCATGACCCACATCGTGCGTGAGGTCGATAGGCCCGGATCCA AGGTGAACAAGAAGGAAGTTGTGGAGGCTGTGACCATTGTGGAGACGCCGCCCATGGTGGTTGTGGGCATTGTGGGCTACGTGGAAACCCCTCGGGGCCTCCGTACCTTCAAGACCATCTTTGCTGAGCACATCAGTGATGAGTGCAAAAGGCGCTTCTACAAGAACTG GCATAAGTCTAAGAAGAAGGCCTTCACCAAATACTGCAAGAAGTGGCAGGATGAGGACGGCAGGAAGCAGCTGGAGAAGGATTTCAGCAGCATGAAGAAGTACTGCCAGGTCATCCGTGTCATCGCCCACACCCAG ATGCGCCTGCTCCCTCTGCGCCAGAAGAAGGCGCATCTCATGGAGATCCAGGTGAACGGAGGCACGGTGGCCGAGAAACTGGACTGGGCCCGCGAGAGGCTGGAGCAGCAGGTCCCTGTGAACCAGGTGTTTGGGCAGGACGAGATGATTGATGTCATTGGCGTGACCAAGGGCAAAGGATACAAAG GGGTCACCAGCCGCTGGCACACCAAGAAGCTGCCCCGCAAGACCCACCGAGGGCTGCGCAAGGTTGCCTGCATTGGGGCCTGGCATCCCGCCCGAGTGGCCTTCTCCGTGGCGCGGGCCGGGCAGAAGGGCTACCATCACCGCACGGAGATCAACAAGAAG ATCTACAAGATTGGCCAGGGCTACCTCATCAAGGACGGCAAGCTGATCAAGAACAATGCCTCCACTGATTACGACCTGTCTGACAAGAGCATCAACCCTCTG GGTGGCTTTGTCCACTACGGTGAAGTGACCAACGACTTTGTCATGCTGAAAGGCTGTGTGGTGGGAACCAAGAAGCGAGTGCTGACCCTTCGCAAG TCCCTGCTGGTGCAGACGAAGCGGCGGGCCCTGGAGAAGGTTGACCTCAAGTTCATCGACACCACCTCCAAGTTTGGCCATGGCCGCTTCCAGACTGTGGAGGAGAAGAAAGCATTCATG GGACCACTTAAGAAAGACCGAATTGCAAAGGAGGAAGGAGCTTGA
- the RPL3 gene encoding large ribosomal subunit protein uL3 isoform X2: MTHIVREVDRPGSKVNKKEVVEAVTIVETPPMVVVGIVGYVETPRGLRTFKTIFAEHISDECKRRFYKNWHKSKKKAFTKYCKKWQDEDGRKQLEKDFSSMKKYCQVIRVIAHTQMRLLPLRQKKAHLMEIQVNGGTVAEKLDWARERLEQQVPVNQVFGQDEMIDVIGVTKGKGYKGVTSRWHTKKLPRKTHRGLRKVACIGAWHPARVAFSVARAGQKGYHHRTEINKKIYKIGQGYLIKDGKLIKNNASTDYDLSDKSINPLGGFVHYGEVTNDFVMLKGCVVGTKKRVLTLRKSLLVQTKRRALEKVDLKFIDTTSKFGHGRFQTVEEKKAFMGPLKKDRIAKEEGA, encoded by the exons ATGACCCACATCGTGCGTGAGGTCGATAGGCCCGGATCCA AGGTGAACAAGAAGGAAGTTGTGGAGGCTGTGACCATTGTGGAGACGCCGCCCATGGTGGTTGTGGGCATTGTGGGCTACGTGGAAACCCCTCGGGGCCTCCGTACCTTCAAGACCATCTTTGCTGAGCACATCAGTGATGAGTGCAAAAGGCGCTTCTACAAGAACTG GCATAAGTCTAAGAAGAAGGCCTTCACCAAATACTGCAAGAAGTGGCAGGATGAGGACGGCAGGAAGCAGCTGGAGAAGGATTTCAGCAGCATGAAGAAGTACTGCCAGGTCATCCGTGTCATCGCCCACACCCAG ATGCGCCTGCTCCCTCTGCGCCAGAAGAAGGCGCATCTCATGGAGATCCAGGTGAACGGAGGCACGGTGGCCGAGAAACTGGACTGGGCCCGCGAGAGGCTGGAGCAGCAGGTCCCTGTGAACCAGGTGTTTGGGCAGGACGAGATGATTGATGTCATTGGCGTGACCAAGGGCAAAGGATACAAAG GGGTCACCAGCCGCTGGCACACCAAGAAGCTGCCCCGCAAGACCCACCGAGGGCTGCGCAAGGTTGCCTGCATTGGGGCCTGGCATCCCGCCCGAGTGGCCTTCTCCGTGGCGCGGGCCGGGCAGAAGGGCTACCATCACCGCACGGAGATCAACAAGAAG ATCTACAAGATTGGCCAGGGCTACCTCATCAAGGACGGCAAGCTGATCAAGAACAATGCCTCCACTGATTACGACCTGTCTGACAAGAGCATCAACCCTCTG GGTGGCTTTGTCCACTACGGTGAAGTGACCAACGACTTTGTCATGCTGAAAGGCTGTGTGGTGGGAACCAAGAAGCGAGTGCTGACCCTTCGCAAG TCCCTGCTGGTGCAGACGAAGCGGCGGGCCCTGGAGAAGGTTGACCTCAAGTTCATCGACACCACCTCCAAGTTTGGCCATGGCCGCTTCCAGACTGTGGAGGAGAAGAAAGCATTCATG GGACCACTTAAGAAAGACCGAATTGCAAAGGAGGAAGGAGCTTGA